A genomic stretch from Malus domestica chromosome 15, GDT2T_hap1 includes:
- the LOC139191742 gene encoding uncharacterized protein has translation MKGWVKPPFSTIKVNCDGAWCSRTGVGGFGWVARDFAGIFKGGGGVGKILCVSSIMAEVEVMRLALLACVEKGFGVVQFETDSKVFVDMIHESLQPEAVMDGILWDINHIKQQLCSVEFLFTPRACNEATHLVASYVTCVGGGHFWNAFELEWLFNSLAFDVNISIRI, from the coding sequence ATGAAAGGGTGGGTAAAGCCTCCATTTAGTACAATCAAAGTGAACTGTGATGGAGCTTGGTGTAGTCGTACTGGTGTAGGGGGTTTTGGGTGGGTTGCGAGGGATTTTGCGGGGATTTTTAAAGGTGGTGGAGGTGTGGGCAAAATTCTATGTGTATCGAGCATCATGGCGGAAGTAGAAGTAATGAGATTGGCTTTGTTGGCTTGTGTGGAAAAGGGCTTTGGGGTTGTTCAATTTGAAACTGATTCGAAGGTCTTTGTTGATATGATCCATGAGAGCTTGCAACCGGAGGCAGTTATGGATGGTATTTTATGGGATATTAACCATATTAAGCAACAATTATGTTCTGTTGAGTTTCTTTTTACTCCTCGTGCCTGTAATGAGGCTACGCATCTTGTGGCATCTTATGTCACTTGTGTGGGGGGTGGTCATTTTTGGAATGCTTTTGAACTAGAGTGGTTGTTTAATTCTCTAGCTTTTGATGTAAACATTTCGATTCGTATTTAA
- the LOC139191741 gene encoding uncharacterized protein — MLAKVGWRIKCNPDSLLVKVLQAKYYPSSSFLEAPVGKGTLQGRKVFKVGIRWRVRDENIIHIVKDSWLPTLRTCQPISRHEEMSRMVADMVVPRGVYGGSKDDGELGWKGVGQSSKDDNRDPGCRNILVVHTNLQLRGIRLETSCPFCAGDVETQVHLFFRCLFARVFWFGSPFQLDVTTVVGGDFMECWKWLCKKYGEEGEASDLMRWVVCGLWRIWKCQNSVVFEKIEVKPSVAL; from the exons ATGTTGGCTAAGGTGGGGTGGCGTATTAAATGCAATCCAGACTCGCTTTTGGTTAAAGTGCTCCAAGCCAAATACTATCCTTCTTCGTCGTTTCTTGAAGCACCGGTGGGAAAAGGTACGTTGCAGGGGAGGAAAGTATTTAAGGTCGGTATACGATGGAGGGTTAGGGATGAGAACATTATTCATATTGTGAAGGACTCATGGTTGCCTACGCTGCGGACGTGTCAGCCTATTTCAAGACATGAAGAGATGTCTAGAATGGTTGCCGACATGGTGGTCCCTAGGGG GGTATATGGTGGCTCAAAAGATGATGGGGAGCTTGGATGGAAAGGGGTGGGTCAATCCAGTAAGGATGACAATAGGGATCCG GGGTGTAGGAATATCCTTGTAGTGCATACAAATTTGCAACTCCGAGGGATTCGGTTGGAGACTAGTTGCCCGTTTTGTGCAGGGGATGTGGAAACGCAGGTGCATCTTTTTTTTCGTTGCCTATTTGCTCgtgttttttggtttggttctcCGTTTCAATTGGATGTGACAACAGTGGTGGGTGGGGATTTTATGGAGTGTTGGAAGTGGCTGTGTAAGAAATATGGCGAAGAGGGGGAGGCTAGTGATCTAATGCGCTGGGTGGTTTGTGGTTTGTGGAGGATATGGAAGTGTCAGAATAGTGTGGTGTTTGAGAAGATTGAGGTAAAACCTAGTGTTGCGCTGTAA